One region of Psychrobacter sp. DAB_AL43B genomic DNA includes:
- a CDS encoding DUF4377 domain-containing protein has translation MKKLAIAALMTTFVLSGCSTMGMNNERTMVVEGEAMDVKVVSIPSFKIEIAPLKAVCELQASNGTMVESECLQYRQTYQKNYTPLNGNIQGFTYEPNYRYVLDVRQEVVMNELTNVAKPVWILNEVVSKKAE, from the coding sequence ATGAAAAAACTAGCAATTGCAGCATTGATGACGACTTTTGTTTTATCGGGTTGTTCGACTATGGGTATGAATAATGAACGTACCATGGTAGTAGAAGGTGAAGCTATGGATGTTAAAGTTGTCAGCATTCCAAGTTTTAAGATAGAAATAGCGCCACTTAAAGCGGTATGCGAGCTTCAAGCTTCTAATGGTACGATGGTTGAATCAGAGTGCCTACAGTATCGTCAAACTTATCAGAAAAACTACACACCTTTGAACGGTAATATCCAAGGCTTCACTTATGAGCCAAATTACCGCTATGTTCTAGATGTTCGTCAAGAAGTGGTCATGAATGAACTAACTAACGTCGCTAAGCCAGTTTGGATTCTAAATGAAGTTGTGTCAAAGAAAGCCGAATAA
- the argJ gene encoding bifunctional glutamate N-acetyltransferase/amino-acid acetyltransferase ArgJ, with translation MAVGNIAVPETIYPINGIKLSATAAGVRYKDRDDLVIIEIAADSTAAIVTTKNAFCAAPVRVLREHFAKAAPRYLVTNTGNANAGTGADGKRRATDICAALAAKAGVDTYAVLPFSTGVIGEPLNSDAIIAGLDNALANLAPNNWLAAANGIRTTDTIPKLASKKIDIAGSSYHITGMSKGSGMIRPNMATMLGYVATDANIAADLLQEMLSTINEQSFNRITVDGDTSTNDCCVLIATGAASSDMIDSPEHPHYQSIFEALTEVFVRLAQLIVRDGEGATKFMTVKVTGGKTTQECCDVAYAVAHSPLVKTAFFASDANWGRILAAVGYAGIEDLDTEQVDVYLDEVMICQNGEAAPSYTEQAGKNVMSRPEITIHINLARGDASDTVYTCDLSYDYVKINADYRS, from the coding sequence ATGGCGGTTGGCAATATTGCAGTACCTGAGACGATTTATCCCATTAATGGTATTAAATTAAGCGCCACCGCAGCAGGCGTACGCTATAAAGATCGTGATGATCTGGTGATCATTGAAATCGCTGCTGACTCAACGGCTGCTATTGTGACGACTAAAAATGCATTTTGTGCCGCTCCTGTGCGTGTATTACGTGAGCACTTTGCTAAAGCGGCACCTCGTTATTTGGTAACCAACACTGGTAACGCTAATGCGGGTACTGGCGCTGATGGCAAACGTCGTGCGACAGATATCTGTGCTGCATTGGCTGCTAAAGCTGGCGTGGATACCTATGCTGTGTTGCCGTTTTCGACTGGGGTGATAGGTGAGCCGCTAAACAGTGACGCCATTATCGCTGGACTAGACAACGCATTAGCCAATTTAGCGCCTAATAATTGGCTTGCAGCAGCGAATGGTATTCGTACGACGGATACGATTCCAAAGCTCGCCAGTAAAAAGATCGATATTGCTGGCAGTAGTTATCATATTACTGGCATGTCAAAAGGCTCAGGCATGATCCGCCCCAATATGGCAACGATGCTCGGCTATGTGGCAACTGACGCCAATATTGCCGCTGATCTATTACAAGAGATGCTTAGCACCATTAATGAGCAGTCTTTTAATCGCATTACTGTTGACGGTGATACCTCAACCAATGACTGCTGTGTACTGATAGCAACGGGCGCTGCCAGCTCAGATATGATTGATAGCCCAGAGCATCCACATTACCAATCGATATTTGAGGCTTTGACTGAAGTTTTTGTTCGTCTAGCACAATTGATTGTACGTGATGGTGAAGGCGCTACAAAATTTATGACCGTAAAAGTTACGGGTGGTAAAACCACGCAAGAATGCTGTGATGTCGCGTATGCCGTTGCGCATTCACCTTTGGTTAAAACAGCGTTTTTTGCCAGTGATGCCAACTGGGGTCGTATATTAGCAGCCGTTGGTTATGCTGGAATTGAAGACCTCGATACCGAGCAAGTCGATGTCTATTTAGACGAGGTTATGATTTGTCAAAATGGTGAAGCTGCACCGAGCTATACAGAACAGGCGGGCAAGAACGTGATGAGTCGTCCGGAGATTACCATTCATATCAATTTAGCACGTGGTGATGCTAGTGATACGGTTTACACCTGCGATTTGTCTTATGATTATGTCAAAATAAATGCTGACTATCGTAGTTAG
- the xthA gene encoding exodeoxyribonuclease III, with product MTRFVCFNINGIRARQHQLEAVRDIIDPDVMGLQETKVHDEQFPLENVESLGYHVEYFGQKAHYGVALLSKVAPIFVQKGFPGEDAEAQKRFIHARYEFDGREIDVLNGYFPQGESQDHPTKFPMKRAYYADLMAYIDTLKAEGRSLVIMGDMNIAPEDIDIGIGEVNAKRWLKNRKTSFLPEEREWYAALMSRELTDTYRLHYPESTELYSWFDYRSRGFDDDPKRGLRIDHILCTPDLVSQCVDAGISYELRAMEKPSDHAPIWTAFDLTKV from the coding sequence ATGACCCGTTTTGTTTGCTTTAATATTAATGGTATCCGCGCCCGTCAACATCAGCTTGAGGCGGTAAGAGATATCATCGATCCTGATGTCATGGGTTTACAAGAAACCAAGGTGCATGATGAACAGTTTCCTCTTGAAAATGTTGAAAGTTTGGGTTATCACGTCGAGTATTTTGGACAAAAAGCCCATTACGGTGTGGCATTGTTATCTAAAGTCGCCCCTATTTTTGTACAAAAAGGCTTTCCAGGTGAAGATGCTGAGGCGCAAAAACGCTTTATTCATGCGCGTTATGAGTTTGACGGACGGGAGATTGATGTGCTCAATGGCTATTTCCCACAAGGAGAGAGCCAAGACCATCCGACCAAATTTCCGATGAAACGCGCTTATTATGCAGATTTAATGGCGTATATCGACACTTTAAAAGCGGAAGGACGCTCACTTGTTATCATGGGTGATATGAACATTGCACCAGAAGATATCGATATTGGCATTGGTGAAGTCAATGCCAAGCGCTGGCTGAAAAATAGAAAAACCTCTTTTTTACCAGAAGAGCGTGAGTGGTATGCGGCGTTGATGTCGCGTGAGCTGACCGATACCTATCGTCTGCATTATCCAGAAAGTACGGAATTGTACAGCTGGTTTGATTACCGCAGTCGTGGTTTTGATGATGACCCTAAACGCGGACTGCGTATCGATCATATTTTATGTACGCCTGATTTGGTCAGTCAATGTGTCGATGCTGGTATCAGCTACGAGCTGCGCGCTATGGAAAAACCGTCTGATCATGCGCCTATTTGGACGGCATTTGACTTAACTAAAGTATAA
- a CDS encoding thioesterase family protein, with amino-acid sequence MTAVTIKNIHAVSKPSSATTPLFATNYNIYINHTDAGGIVYHANHLVFFENCRRDWFTKLGLNGYFLQSDDGNIQHFVVSQADLQYKRAILLDDVITVRIDKVELKAASIIFYQSIYRQQPKNEFSGNNKASATLLSKTKIVVACVQNQLTTDTISNNKSDADVNNIAPMRPIRVPQELHDAIQQVLALHNDE; translated from the coding sequence ATGACAGCCGTTACTATTAAAAATATACACGCAGTATCAAAACCAAGTAGCGCGACCACGCCGCTATTTGCCACTAATTATAATATTTATATCAATCACACTGATGCTGGTGGCATAGTCTACCATGCCAATCATCTAGTATTCTTTGAAAACTGCCGCCGTGACTGGTTTACTAAGCTGGGCCTAAATGGTTATTTTTTGCAGAGCGATGACGGTAATATTCAGCATTTTGTCGTCAGCCAAGCAGACTTGCAATATAAACGCGCCATTTTATTAGATGACGTTATCACTGTGCGTATCGATAAAGTTGAGCTAAAAGCCGCCAGCATTATATTTTATCAAAGTATTTATCGTCAGCAACCTAAGAATGAGTTTTCTGGCAACAATAAGGCGAGCGCCACTTTATTAAGCAAGACTAAAATCGTCGTGGCCTGCGTACAAAACCAGCTAACAACAGACACCATCTCTAATAATAAGTCTGATGCTGACGTTAATAATATCGCACCAATGCGCCCTATTCGTGTGCCACAAGAATTACACGATGCTATTCAGCAAGTGCTAGCACTACATAATGATGAGTAA